The following coding sequences are from one Rhipicephalus microplus isolate Deutch F79 chromosome 3, USDA_Rmic, whole genome shotgun sequence window:
- the Marf gene encoding mitochondrial assembly regulatory factor has product MSGSLSRSVSLSPLEPSPPSQPASGSPPKLTSLPKDTRQLADLTISPLKIFVSAKKRINDVFVGIQGYVEESHAFLAALNSGMEAFKAEDCLEVEKFKDKIAGIRDVLSRDHMKVVFFGRTSNGKSTVINSMLQDKILPSGLGHTTNCFLQVEGSDSSEAYLLTEDSSERKNVESVLQLANALNSESLGESALVRVFWPKDRCNLLRDDVVLVDSPGIDVSPNLDLWIDKHCLDADVFVLVANAESTLMVTEKNFFHKVSERLSKPNIFILNNRWDASASEPEIIEKVRKQHLERNLAFLVDELKVANRQQAEDRVFFVSAREVLNARLRKQQGLPQHSGIGLAEGFQGRYFEFQDFERKFEECLSKSAVKTKFEQHTQRGKKITSELRAIMDKVYEQAASLKAEKQTLRHEQAERLQFTQQQLQLLTEEAKQRIGQLVEQVEQQVAGALSEEIRRLELLVGEFERPFHPDPLVLGVYKRELHAYVERGLGCNLRARLSTTLQMSVENAQKEMIGRMSSLIPSEQQPQMLNVLPRHNFEVLYRINCESLCCDFQEDLQFRFSFGLANMIKFFTRHRKVDPATGSSYSNMIPRPQLSTPQTPSNEIKVFPAAPPDYLGIVHKLAVVSPTPQTALGVLTVGGCMVRAIGWKVIAVAVGTYGALYLFERLTWTNRSKERCFKRQYVQHATRKLRLIVDLTSANCSHQVQQELSSTFARLGHVVDEVVNDMDTDIKKLDKEIAKMEEATTNARTLRNKAGYLMSELETFSQQYLQYD; this is encoded by the exons ATGTCCGGCTCGCTGAGCCGGTCAGTTTCGTTGAGTCCCCTCGAGCCTAGTCCCCCCAGCCAGCCGGCTTCAGGATCGCCGCCAAAACTGACGAGCTTACCGAAGGACACTAGACAACTCGCCGATCTAACTATATCGCCACTGAAGATCTTCGTGTCGGCTAAGAAGCGAATCAACGATGTGTTCGTGGGCATCCAGGGATACGTGGAAGAAAGCCACGCCTTTCTTGCGG CTCTCAATTCTGGCATGGAAGCATTCAAGGCGGAAGACTGTTTGGAGGTGGAAAAGTTCAAAGACAAGATCGCTGGCATTCGTGACGTCTTGTCGCGTGATCACATGAAGGTCGTCTTCTTTGGCAG GACCAGCAACGGCAAGAGCACAGTAATCAACTCCATGCTGCAGGATAAAATTTTGCCTAGTGGTTTGGGCCACACCACAAACTGCTTTCTTCAAGTAGAAGGATCAGACAGCTCAGAAGCATATCTGCTGACTGAGGACTCCAGTGAGCGCAAGAATGTGGAG TCCGTGCTGCAATTGGCCAACGCATTAAACTCAGAGTCACTTGGTGAGAGTGCTCTGGTGAGGGTCTTCTGGCCAAAAGACAGGTGCAATCTTCTGCGTGATGACGTAGTTCTGGTCGACAG CCCTGGCATCGACGTGTCCCCAAATCTTGATTTGTGGATTGATAAGCACTGCCTGGATGCTGATGTGTTTGTACTCGTGGCCAACGCCGAGTCTACATTGATGGTCACA gaaaaaaacttttttcacaAAGTCAGCGAACGCCTTTCGAAGCCAAACATATTCATCCTGAACAATCGCTGGGATGCGTCAGCGTCAGAGCCGGAGATCATTGAAAAG GTGCGGAAGCAGCACCTGGAGCGAAACCTCGCGTTCTTGGTGGACGAGCTGAAAGTCGCTAACCGTCAACAAGCCGAGGACAGGGTGTTCTTTGTGTCGGCAAGGGAGGTCCTCAATGCCCGGCTGCGCAAACAGCAGGGTCTACCACAGCATT CAGGCATAGGTCTTGCCGAAGGGTTCCAGGGGAGGTACTTTGAATTTCAAGACTTTGAGAGAAAATTTGAG GAGTGCCTTTCCAAGTCTGCGGTAAAAACAAAGTTTGAGCAGCACACGCAAAGAGGGAAAAAGATTACAAGCGAGCTGCGAGCCATCATGGACAAAGTTTATGAGCAGGCAGCATCGCTCAA AGCGGAGAAGCAGACCCTTCGGCATGAGCAAGCGGAGAGGCTGCAGTTCacgcagcagcagctgcagttATTGACGGAGGAGGCGAAGCAGCGCATCGGGCAGCTAGTGGAGCAAGTGGAGCAACAAGTGGCTGGTGCCCTGAGCGAGGAGATCCGCCGGCTGGAGCTGCTGGTTGGCGAGTTCGAGCGGCCCTTCCACCCGGACCCGCTGGTGCTGGGCGTGTACAAACGCGAGCTGCACGCCTATGTCGAGCGGGGCCTTGGATGCAACCTGCGTGCCCGTTTATCCACCACTCTGCAGATGTCTGTTGAGAACGCACAGAAGGAGATGATCG GACGAATGTCATCGCTGATACCGTCAGAGCAGCAGCCGCAGATGCTCAATGTTCTGCCACGACACAACTTTGAAGTCCTGTACCGAATCAACTGTGAGAGCCTCTGCTGCGACTTCCAGGAAGACCTGCAGTTTCGCTTCTCATTTGGCCTGGCTAACATGATAAAGTTCTTTACACGGCACCGAAAAGTGGATCCAGCAACTGGTAGCAGCTACTCAAACATG ATTCCAAGGCCGCAGCTGAGCACACCACAGACACCGAGCAATGAGATCAAGGTGTTCCCGGCAGCTCCTCCAGACTACCTGGGCATTGTGCACAAGTTGGCAGTGGTCTCCCCAACACCTCAGACTGCTCTCGGCGTACTCACAGTTGGAGGATGC ATGGTTCGTGCCATTGGGTGGAAGGTGATTGCTGTAGCAGTGGGAACATACGGAGCTCTCTACCTCTTCGAGCGACTGACGTGGACTAACCGGTCGAAGGAGCGCTGCTTCAAGCGCCAGTATGTGCAGCACGCCACTCGAAAGCTGCGTCTGATCGTTGACCTCACGAGCGCCAACTGCTCTCATCAAGTGCAGCA AGAATTGTCGAGCACGTTTGCTCGTCTGGGACACGTGGTTGACGAAGTGGTGAACGATATGGATACGGACATCAAAAAGCTGGATAAGGAGATCGCCAAGATGGAGGAGGCCACAACCAATGCCAGAACCTTGAG gAACAAGGCTGGTTACCTGATGAGTGAATTAGAGACTTTCTCGCAGCAATACCTGCAGTACGATTAG